ACTGCGGCTCCTTCCAGGTCAAGCAGGGCGGGTAGCTCTTCACGTGCGGTGTCGCGGTTGTGCTGGATGTCGCGGCGGATGTTGGCGGCGAGCCAGGATTCGCCGGGGGTGTGGCCGTGGCCGGCGTAGGCCCAGTGGGCGAGGGTGAGCGTGGTCGCCTCCGGGGCGTCGTCAGGGTCGGGCAGGCCGAGCGCGGCGCGTTGCTGGGCGGCGCGGTAGTCGGCACGGACCTGGCGCAGGGCGCCGAGGGTGGTGGAGTAGCGACGGGACTTGGTGGAGAAGTGGCCGCGGAAGCCGAGCATGTGGGCCCAGTCGCGCAGCTTGCGGTCCGGGTAGAGCGGGTGGAGGTCGAGGCAGGCCGCGATGAGCCGGGCCGGGTGGTCGGGCACGTCGAGGAGGACCAGGGCCTCCTTGTTGCCGATCCGTCGGTCGACCGTGCCGGTGGTCTCGGCCGCTTTGGTGGCGTACTTGGCGACGTAGGAGGCCACGGCCCGTTCGGTGATCTCCTCGCCGTGGCCGAAGGCGCCAATCGGCTGGACGTCGAGCTGTGCGCCCCAGCGCAGGGTGCGCGCCGGCTGGTCCCCGGCCGGGTCGATGTCGACCGCGACGCGGGCGGCAGCGGCGTGGATGGCGTCGGTGAGGAGATCGAGGGTGGCCCAGGCCGGGCGGATCGTCGGGCCCGTCGGGGCCGTCGAAGCGGATCACGGCGTGGAAGTGCACGGCCCCGCGCTTTTGGTACTCGGCGACCTTGCCGAAGGAGACCCTCGACTGTTCGCGGGCGGCCTTCTGGGTGAGTCCGGCCCGCTTGGCGATCTCGCGGCGCAGGTAGATCGTGAAGTAGCGCCACAGTTCGGAGGCGTGGTTGTTCCACAGCACCGCGCCTGCGTAGTCGTACGTGTCGGGATTGAGCGGTGTGCCGAGTTCGGGAGCGTCCTCGCCGTGGCGGATGCCGCAGCGGCAGGGCCGGTTGCCGGGCCGGTTGTGGACCGGGCCGAAGCTCGGGGCGGTGAGGGTAGCGAAGACCCGCGGGTGATCCCGAATGGTGCGCGGGGTGCCCTTGTCCGGGTCGCCGACCAGACCGGCGCGGATGAGGTGGTAGGTGTCGCCGGCGTAGGTCCAGGCGCAGGCCGGGCAGCGGGAGGCCCGCCGGTTGCCGCACGCGATCCGCAGCATGCCGCCGGGCTCGGTCTCGGTCGTGTATGCGTGGAGCACGGTCTTCGTGGCGGGGTCGATCGTCTTGGTGGCGCCGATCAGCCGGATCGGGTCGGAGCAGCCGCCGGTGCGGCGGATCTGTTCTTGCCAGCGGTCGAAGTCGGCCCGATTGGCCACCCTCAGCACGTCGCTGAGGGTGGCCGCATCGAGGCCCGCCAGGGTGGCGGCGTCGGTCACGTGATCACCGGCCCCAACGACGCTTCTGCGGAGTGCTGGCAGTGTTGCTGGACGGGCCGGACTGGTCCTTGGAGGGCCGACCGCCATTCATCGGCAGGTTGCCGCTGTCGTGGCGGTTGTGGGCCTTGACGGTCTTCTTCAGTCGGTCGTAGTCGCCGTCGATGCCCTCGTAGTGGGTGCGGTCGACGCCGAGGCTCCAGCGGCGGGGCATCAGATGCTCACCTCCTGCTTGCGCGCGGCCAGGGCGCGGCCGGTGCCGTCGCAGCAGGGGCAGACAACGTGGAGGATCGCGCGGGAGCCGTCGCGGTGCCGGCTGCCGGTGGTGATGGCGACGACGGGGAAGCCGTCGCAGTGGTGGCAGACCGGGCGCTTGGAGATGCGGACAGGCATGATGAGTGAAGCCCTTTCGGATCGAAAGATCGGGAAGTGGTGGAGCCGTCCGGGGCGGCGGAAACTTGGCGGTTGAGGCCGCCCCGGAGGGCGCTACTTGCGGTAGCGGTGCGCGGACCGGACGGGCCGGGCGCGCTTCGTGCGCGGCGGGCGGGAGCGCCGGAGGGTGCCCGCGCGGGATAACTCCTTGTGCTTGCCGTGGTGGAGCGTGTAGCTGATCCCGCCCGACGCGGAGAGGACACCGACAGCAGCGGCGGCGATGACCTGGACGACGAAGGCGAGCACGAGCAGCACGGTCACGGCGCCGGCAGTGATGACCAGGGCCAAGACGATCGGGCCCTTGTAGGAGCGCGGGGCTTCCTGGACGATCACGACCTTGTGGACGTCGGTGCCGTCGGGAAGTTGCCGGTAGATCTCGGCCGGGATGTGCCCGGCGCGCATCTGGTCTTCGGGTAACTGCACGCTTCGGCCCTCCCTGTCAGGCGGTGCAGCGGTGGGTGCGGGCGGCGAGTTCGGCGGCCGAGCGGTCGCCGTGCTCGGTGGAGAAGCCGCAGTTGGGTGCGGTGCAGGCGGCGGTGTGCTTGGTTTGGCCACGGCCGTTGTTGAACGTGCCGACCTTGACCGGGCCGATACGGATCACGTTGTAGAAGCGGTTCGGACGCACGGTTGAACCTCCTTGCTTGTCAGGCGAGTTGGGCGGCGATGGCGCCGGCGAGGTCTTCCGGGACCCCGAGGCGGGTGCGCAGGG
Above is a genomic segment from Streptomyces sp. SLBN-31 containing:
- a CDS encoding mobile element transfer protein codes for the protein MRPNRFYNVIRIGPVKVGTFNNGRGQTKHTAACTAPNCGFSTEHGDRSAAELAARTHRCTA